The Lacipirellula parvula genome window below encodes:
- a CDS encoding nucleotidyl transferase AbiEii/AbiGii toxin family protein codes for MTQTELLEFATNLLERLGIPYAIVGSFATAVWGDARMTRDIDIVVQLTSELTDKLCDAFPADDFYVSRPAAHEAVAQRGQFNVIHFRSSNKIDFMIAGRSEWAVRQLTRRRRVQFGAGIEGFVAAPEDVIIGKLVYYQDGGSEKHLRDIAGILSQDEGDLDRRYIAEVATLLGLTAIWDRFAIPDDPTKYPTIID; via the coding sequence GTGACGCAGACTGAGCTTCTTGAATTCGCGACGAATCTTTTGGAGCGGCTCGGCATTCCCTACGCAATCGTCGGTTCATTCGCGACTGCCGTTTGGGGTGACGCGAGGATGACTCGCGATATCGACATCGTTGTTCAACTGACGAGCGAACTGACCGATAAGCTGTGCGATGCATTTCCAGCGGACGACTTCTACGTGAGCCGCCCCGCGGCGCATGAAGCGGTTGCACAGCGCGGGCAGTTTAACGTCATTCACTTTCGTTCGAGCAACAAAATTGATTTTATGATTGCCGGTCGCAGCGAATGGGCGGTGCGTCAACTAACGCGGCGGCGTCGGGTTCAGTTTGGTGCAGGCATTGAGGGGTTTGTCGCGGCTCCGGAAGATGTCATCATTGGCAAATTGGTCTACTACCAAGACGGCGGATCGGAGAAACATCTTCGGGATATCGCCGGCATCTTGAGCCAAGATGAAGGAGATTTGGATCGGCGCTACATCGCCGAGGTCGCAACTCTTCTTGGTTTGACAGCGATCTGGGATCGTTTTGCCATTCCCGACGATCCGACTAAGTACCCGACTATCATCGATTGA
- a CDS encoding glycosyltransferase, with protein MVRSVWAVPSQAQVSPLMSDATPVASLPLPTGADDELCRPFDPAILDVGMAEEAEELAPPRLVRALHVINGEHYSGAERVQDLLAGYLPECGYEVGFACVKPGRFPDARKFRDAALYSVPMRGRLDFSCGRKLAALIRDEGYALVHAHTPRSLMVASHAARLAGVPLVYHVHSPAGRDSTRWFRNMSNAWLERRLARRASRLIAVSPSVRRYMIEQGFAASEVICVPNGVPTVDVPPRSEAPAALTLGMTALFRPRKGIEVLLEALKIARRVGCNVRLRTIGPFETPGYEAEVRGLATRLGLDDAIDWTGFVTNVSAELAQVDALVLPSLFGEGLPMVVLEAMAAGLPVIASDVEGVPEAVVDRQDGLLVQPGDASSLAAAIDELASGLIDYPALSRNAQARHAEYFSAEAMAANVARVYDQVLGR; from the coding sequence ATGGTCCGGTCAGTCTGGGCCGTTCCTTCGCAGGCTCAGGTCTCGCCGCTCATGTCCGACGCCACGCCGGTCGCTTCGCTACCTCTTCCCACCGGCGCTGACGACGAGCTTTGTCGCCCGTTCGACCCTGCGATTCTCGACGTCGGCATGGCCGAAGAAGCGGAAGAACTCGCCCCGCCGCGACTGGTCCGCGCGCTCCATGTGATCAACGGCGAGCACTATTCTGGCGCGGAGCGCGTCCAAGATTTACTCGCTGGTTACTTACCCGAGTGCGGTTACGAAGTCGGCTTCGCCTGCGTAAAGCCGGGCCGTTTTCCCGATGCCCGTAAGTTTCGTGATGCGGCCCTTTACTCCGTGCCGATGCGAGGCCGGCTTGACTTCAGCTGCGGCCGCAAACTGGCGGCGCTGATTCGTGACGAAGGGTATGCCCTAGTCCACGCGCACACGCCCCGGTCGCTGATGGTCGCCTCCCACGCGGCTCGGCTTGCCGGCGTGCCGCTGGTCTACCACGTCCACAGTCCAGCGGGCCGCGACTCGACCCGTTGGTTTCGCAATATGAGCAATGCTTGGCTTGAGCGGCGTTTGGCTCGCCGCGCGTCGCGCTTGATCGCCGTTTCGCCAAGTGTGCGGCGGTACATGATCGAGCAAGGCTTCGCTGCGAGCGAAGTGATCTGCGTACCCAACGGCGTGCCGACGGTCGACGTTCCCCCGCGCAGCGAGGCGCCGGCCGCATTAACGTTGGGGATGACCGCCCTCTTTCGCCCACGGAAGGGGATCGAAGTCCTGCTCGAAGCACTGAAGATTGCCCGCCGCGTCGGCTGCAACGTCAGGCTCCGTACAATCGGGCCGTTTGAAACGCCGGGCTACGAGGCCGAAGTCCGCGGGCTCGCTACGCGACTAGGCCTGGATGACGCGATCGATTGGACCGGATTCGTCACCAATGTTTCCGCAGAGCTCGCGCAGGTCGACGCGCTGGTGCTACCCAGTCTGTTCGGCGAAGGTTTGCCGATGGTCGTCCTTGAGGCGATGGCAGCCGGCTTGCCAGTGATCGCCAGCGACGTTGAAGGGGTGCCGGAGGCGGTCGTCGATCGCCAGGATGGCCTACTCGTGCAGCCCGGCGATGCGTCGTCGTTGGCGGCCGCCATCGACGAGTTGGCTTCAGGGCTGATCGACTATCCCGCTCTCAGCCGCAACGCCCAAGCGCGACATGCCGAATACTTCTCGGCCGAGGCCATGGCGGCCAACGTGGCACGGGTCTATGACCAAGTTTTAGGCCGCTAA
- the aroH gene encoding chorismate mutase, whose translation MPCRGVRGATTVATNDREEILSATRQLLALMIRLNGIESRDVASAVFSTTRDLDAEFPALAARQLGWLDVPLMCGHEMAVPGSLPLCIRVMLHWNTEKEQTEIEHVYVREANRLRPDLTKLPAVDWEELESWINEQMAPKKA comes from the coding sequence ATGCCGTGCCGGGGCGTTCGCGGGGCGACGACTGTCGCTACAAATGACCGAGAAGAGATTCTGTCGGCCACTCGGCAGCTGTTGGCGCTCATGATTCGCCTCAATGGGATCGAATCACGCGACGTCGCTAGCGCCGTGTTCTCGACGACCCGCGATCTCGACGCCGAATTCCCCGCTCTGGCCGCCCGCCAACTAGGGTGGCTCGATGTTCCGCTGATGTGCGGGCATGAAATGGCGGTCCCCGGCTCGCTTCCGCTCTGTATCCGCGTGATGCTCCACTGGAATACGGAGAAGGAGCAGACTGAGATCGAACACGTCTACGTGCGCGAGGCGAATCGCCTCCGTCCGGATCTCACGAAGCTGCCTGCCGTTGATTGGGAAGAGCTTGAAAGCTGGATCAACGAGCAGATGGCGCCGAAGAAGGCGTAA
- a CDS encoding rhodanese-like domain-containing protein — protein MSAANEPIEISVPEVKALRDAGGDFLFIDCREPNEYEIASIEGAQLLPMSTLADRVGELAGNEERRVVIHCHKGGRSLRVANWLREQGFARAQSMAGGIDQWATDVEPGMARY, from the coding sequence ATGTCTGCCGCGAACGAACCGATCGAAATCTCCGTCCCCGAGGTGAAGGCCCTCCGCGATGCGGGCGGAGACTTCCTCTTCATCGATTGCCGCGAGCCGAATGAGTACGAGATTGCGTCGATCGAGGGGGCTCAATTGCTGCCCATGAGCACCCTTGCCGATCGCGTTGGCGAACTCGCGGGTAACGAGGAGCGGCGAGTCGTCATCCATTGCCATAAGGGGGGCCGTAGCCTGCGGGTTGCTAACTGGCTCCGCGAACAAGGCTTCGCGCGGGCCCAATCGATGGCCGGCGGAATCGACCAGTGGGCAACCGACGTCGAGCCGGGGATGGCGCGGTACTAA
- a CDS encoding phytanoyl-CoA dioxygenase family protein produces MARDLSLDHAPVSNLFSQPSNDAERARYQITEQQVEQFRQQGFLPGIRLLNAEQVEALRVELANLVQADHDGAELWYEYHSNESGDPSAILFHALGAWRIKPGMHDLLWNPALLEPAKQLLEGPVRFWHDQLFCKPAHDGGVVAWHQDYSYWTRTRPMAHLTCWIGLDDATTENGCIQYVPGSHRWPLLPTTNLAKGMDAILDVLTPEQRAEFTPVPCELKAGEAVFHHPLMLHGSYENRSPRPRRAVVINLFRDGTLSDSDKPLLTGVDVIPRGEKMSGRFFPLLP; encoded by the coding sequence ATGGCTCGGGATCTATCGCTCGATCACGCTCCGGTGAGCAACCTCTTCTCTCAGCCGAGCAACGACGCGGAGCGCGCTCGTTATCAAATCACCGAACAGCAGGTCGAGCAGTTTCGCCAGCAGGGGTTTCTGCCGGGGATTCGCCTACTGAACGCCGAGCAAGTCGAGGCGTTGCGAGTTGAGTTGGCAAACTTAGTGCAAGCCGACCACGACGGGGCGGAACTCTGGTACGAATACCACAGCAATGAGTCTGGCGATCCAAGCGCGATCTTATTCCACGCGCTCGGTGCTTGGCGCATCAAGCCGGGGATGCACGACCTCTTGTGGAACCCTGCCCTACTCGAACCAGCCAAGCAATTGCTCGAAGGCCCCGTTCGTTTCTGGCACGATCAGTTGTTCTGCAAACCGGCCCATGACGGCGGCGTCGTGGCGTGGCACCAGGATTACTCGTACTGGACTCGCACGCGGCCGATGGCCCACCTCACGTGCTGGATTGGGCTCGACGACGCAACGACCGAAAATGGCTGCATCCAGTATGTTCCCGGCTCGCACCGCTGGCCGCTGCTGCCGACGACCAATCTTGCCAAGGGGATGGACGCAATTCTTGACGTGCTCACGCCGGAGCAGCGGGCCGAGTTTACGCCGGTCCCCTGCGAACTGAAGGCAGGCGAGGCCGTGTTCCACCACCCGCTCATGCTCCACGGCAGCTACGAGAACCGCAGTCCCCGGCCGAGGCGTGCCGTGGTGATCAACCTGTTCCGCGACGGAACGCTTTCAGATTCGGACAAGCCGCTGCTCACGGGGGTCGATGTGATTCCCCGCGGGGAGAAGATGAGCGGAAGATTCTTTCCGCTGCTGCCTTAG
- a CDS encoding zinc-dependent alcohol dehydrogenase family protein encodes MLATCFEKFSGPITVEHVADPVACDDGVVIAVRAAGVCRSDWHGWQGHDADIESLPHVPGHEFAGEVVEIGRDVRKWRVGDRVTMPFVAGCGTCRECSAGAAQVCDRQFQPGFTAWGAFAEAVAVPFADYNLVALHESLDFVTAAALGCRLATAYRAVALQGRAAPGEWVAVFGCGGVGLSAVMVAAALGARPIAVDVRDESLAMAKAFGAEHLVNAASTDAVPAIQEISDGGVQLSLDALGSAATAANSIKSLRKRGRHVQVGLLAGSEFQPRLPMELVIGRELEIYGSHGLAAADYSPLLDLILAGKLPVSSMVRRKISLAEAPAALVAMGSFGEPGITVIDRFE; translated from the coding sequence ATGCTCGCTACCTGCTTCGAGAAATTTTCTGGCCCGATCACTGTTGAACATGTTGCCGACCCGGTTGCGTGTGACGACGGCGTCGTCATCGCCGTCCGCGCCGCGGGGGTTTGCCGCAGCGATTGGCATGGCTGGCAGGGCCACGACGCCGACATCGAGTCGCTCCCCCACGTTCCCGGCCACGAATTCGCCGGCGAAGTCGTTGAAATCGGGCGCGACGTCCGCAAGTGGCGCGTCGGCGATCGGGTGACCATGCCGTTCGTCGCTGGGTGCGGGACCTGCCGCGAATGTTCCGCCGGAGCCGCCCAGGTTTGCGATCGACAATTTCAGCCAGGATTTACGGCCTGGGGCGCTTTCGCCGAGGCGGTGGCTGTTCCCTTCGCTGACTACAATCTCGTTGCACTTCATGAATCGCTCGATTTTGTCACTGCCGCCGCGCTCGGTTGCCGCCTGGCGACCGCTTACCGCGCCGTTGCCCTGCAAGGTCGCGCTGCGCCAGGCGAGTGGGTGGCCGTATTTGGATGCGGCGGCGTCGGATTGTCGGCTGTGATGGTCGCCGCGGCGCTAGGCGCGAGACCGATCGCCGTCGATGTCCGCGACGAATCGCTCGCCATGGCGAAAGCATTCGGCGCCGAGCATCTCGTCAACGCTGCATCCACCGACGCTGTTCCTGCTATTCAAGAAATTAGCGACGGCGGCGTGCAACTATCGCTCGACGCTCTCGGCAGCGCCGCCACCGCGGCAAACTCAATCAAATCGCTCCGCAAGCGCGGCCGGCACGTGCAAGTCGGCCTCCTCGCCGGCAGCGAATTCCAGCCGCGACTGCCGATGGAGCTCGTGATCGGCCGGGAACTCGAAATTTACGGCAGCCACGGACTCGCCGCCGCAGACTATTCTCCGCTGCTCGACCTCATCCTGGCAGGGAAGCTGCCCGTCAGCTCGATGGTGAGGAGGAAAATTTCTCTGGCAGAAGCCCCCGCCGCGCTCGTGGCCATGGGCAGCTTCGGCGAGCCAGGAATTACGGTCATTGACCGCTTCGAATAG